In Arthrobacter sp. StoSoilB5, one genomic interval encodes:
- a CDS encoding SRPBCC family protein, with product MHYVSASAIINASRQRVWDFIKPAENSVLVSPDVVRGFRAPGEEGAGEIQVFISMRDGLEHVSAIEVVEEIPLELAITRTLGDKDPRARGRTFLRGEADGVTVLEHGQYFSLPTEAAGHFHHYEKHYRLHCRQYVERVKAFVEQPQAAVADAPPNAEQ from the coding sequence GTGCACTATGTATCTGCTTCTGCCATTATCAATGCGTCAAGACAGCGGGTCTGGGACTTCATCAAGCCAGCGGAGAACAGCGTCCTGGTTTCCCCGGATGTTGTGCGAGGCTTCCGAGCTCCTGGCGAGGAGGGAGCCGGTGAGATCCAGGTGTTCATCTCGATGCGCGATGGACTAGAGCATGTTTCGGCCATAGAAGTCGTGGAAGAGATTCCGCTGGAACTGGCTATTACCCGGACCCTGGGTGACAAGGATCCACGTGCGCGTGGGCGGACTTTCTTGCGAGGCGAAGCGGACGGGGTAACGGTTCTTGAACACGGGCAGTACTTCAGCCTGCCAACTGAAGCCGCAGGCCACTTCCATCACTATGAAAAGCACTACAGGCTCCACTGCCGACAGTATGTCGAACGGGTGAAAGCATTTGTTGAACAACCTCAAGCGGCTGTCGCAGATGCTCCTCCTAATGCCGAGCAGTGA
- a CDS encoding RHS repeat-associated core domain-containing protein: MTSKNAALWTTVTTLDSIRGNTLKTVDQNGHETSAKYDPSGRETGSWDIRRPQASYPIPTVATSYNVSATSPSWVKKTVLSGHQDQTTSYTIYDGMGRVRQTQAQSPGGGTIVTDTTYNSAGQKDLERNAYYVFSDPDGVLVTPTIAVPSSTLYEYEAGGRVSAVRAMAWDNDEISKTTYAYTGVDTTTVTVTDDTGFTKSPVTTLVNTDGKIQSRKLYYGTTATGSADVSSYIYDALGQLTRMGDGYNLWTWAYDPAGRQIGSEDPDTGTGTIVYDAAGRVASRTDELNTVTKYTYDVLDRVTKQTVTAAGGTEKTLITNTYDGSGTLGVLSSSTRNNGAAFDQPVTTTFTGFDLAYTPGTTTTTLPAGLTNFNGTYTFTNTTTYTGKTDVAGTPAIAGLPAETVGYGWDEFDNPGEVIGSGNMYAGSGMYNHLNQLTKYTQKDNNFSSGANTAGSIDVTFTWDATTGRLDNSQATNYLGITPQDLGTTSYAYDPAGRITSRQQAYTARPSSPTDNQCYAYDHADRIKAVWTPATTACGTAPSTSATSVAGLGGPAPYAQTYTYTGAGDRSQVKRFGSNGALAVTETYAYPTPGTVGPHRVQSVTSVAGSTTTPQPFTWDTAGRMTGRAGQTITYTLDGKVDTTTGTSTVPANPNPNATAGTPPAPTTGAGSTGARYYDAAGNLVGITDGTGTTITLGSITAHSTPAGVKTATKTYTFAGKVVAQRTATSAGTKVAFIIGDNINTAQTMALPNTTVGTGAVTLVRRTDPLGLARGANSTGTGTAAFTNAAAATSGTGTNAASASGFSAANGYIAGLDDTISSLTHLGARDMDPVLGVFTAPDPILNTEDQRGFTPYTYAFGNVINASDSTGLKPTCDCEDDRKGTYSTAEYASGPKFYGPEETVRLATPPSSGVVGAKPAASPGVSKAPSAQWSYKHSYLIGSSNLTNEEFFSQVRNHFGDIFPPIWTPFGEQGSAKLERAGQRLTTRWWGMDGIPLLGDLGGDVVVKEIHSTGYTLEPLDGHPAYPGSVSFEFDEVDKIKRLTVMGSSSAPVPTGDIQSYDFVSQFYWGTYPLNITRDIVPEDYPRYVGR, encoded by the coding sequence GTGACGAGCAAGAACGCTGCGCTGTGGACCACAGTCACGACCCTGGATTCGATCCGCGGGAACACCCTGAAAACCGTGGACCAGAACGGTCACGAAACCAGCGCCAAATACGACCCGTCCGGACGCGAAACCGGGTCCTGGGATATCCGCCGCCCACAGGCGAGCTATCCGATCCCGACGGTGGCCACGAGCTACAACGTCTCAGCGACGAGCCCGTCCTGGGTGAAGAAAACGGTCCTGAGCGGCCACCAGGACCAGACCACCAGCTACACCATCTATGACGGCATGGGCCGTGTCCGGCAAACCCAGGCGCAGTCACCTGGCGGCGGGACGATCGTCACCGACACAACCTACAACTCCGCCGGGCAAAAAGACCTCGAACGCAACGCCTACTACGTCTTCTCCGACCCGGACGGTGTTCTGGTCACGCCGACTATCGCGGTGCCCTCATCGACCCTGTATGAATACGAGGCCGGAGGCCGGGTCTCGGCTGTCCGGGCCATGGCCTGGGACAACGACGAAATCTCCAAAACCACCTACGCCTACACCGGGGTGGACACCACCACCGTGACCGTCACCGACGACACGGGCTTCACCAAGTCCCCGGTCACCACGCTCGTGAACACCGACGGCAAAATCCAAAGCCGGAAGTTGTATTACGGCACCACCGCGACCGGTTCAGCCGATGTCAGCTCCTACATCTACGACGCCCTCGGGCAGCTCACCCGCATGGGCGACGGCTACAACCTGTGGACCTGGGCTTACGACCCCGCAGGGCGGCAGATCGGCAGCGAAGACCCCGACACCGGTACAGGCACCATCGTCTACGATGCTGCGGGCCGGGTCGCGTCCCGGACCGATGAGTTGAACACGGTCACGAAGTACACCTACGACGTCCTTGACCGTGTCACCAAGCAGACTGTCACCGCCGCTGGCGGCACCGAGAAGACCCTGATCACCAACACTTACGACGGGTCCGGCACCTTGGGTGTGCTCTCCAGTTCCACCAGGAACAACGGCGCCGCCTTCGACCAGCCCGTCACGACCACGTTCACCGGGTTCGACCTGGCCTACACCCCGGGAACCACCACCACCACGCTCCCGGCCGGGCTGACCAACTTCAACGGCACCTACACGTTCACGAACACCACCACGTACACCGGCAAAACCGACGTCGCAGGAACCCCTGCCATCGCCGGCCTGCCGGCCGAAACTGTCGGTTACGGCTGGGACGAGTTCGACAACCCCGGAGAAGTCATCGGGTCCGGGAATATGTACGCCGGCAGCGGCATGTACAACCACCTGAACCAGCTGACCAAATACACCCAAAAGGACAACAACTTCTCCTCCGGCGCCAACACTGCCGGCAGCATCGATGTGACCTTCACCTGGGATGCAACGACCGGGCGTTTGGACAATTCCCAGGCAACCAACTACCTCGGCATCACCCCCCAGGACCTGGGAACCACCAGCTACGCCTACGACCCGGCAGGGCGGATCACCTCACGCCAGCAGGCCTACACCGCACGCCCATCATCACCGACCGACAACCAGTGCTACGCCTACGACCACGCCGACCGGATCAAAGCCGTCTGGACACCCGCCACCACCGCCTGCGGTACAGCACCGTCCACCAGTGCCACGAGCGTTGCTGGTCTCGGCGGGCCCGCACCCTACGCCCAGACCTACACCTACACCGGTGCCGGTGACCGGTCCCAGGTCAAACGCTTCGGATCCAACGGCGCCCTCGCCGTCACCGAAACCTACGCCTACCCCACACCCGGGACCGTAGGACCCCACCGGGTCCAGTCCGTCACCTCCGTCGCCGGGTCCACCACCACGCCACAGCCCTTCACCTGGGACACGGCAGGGCGGATGACGGGCCGTGCAGGACAAACCATCACCTATACCCTTGACGGGAAGGTAGATACCACTACCGGTACCAGCACCGTCCCGGCCAACCCGAACCCCAACGCGACAGCCGGAACACCACCAGCACCCACCACGGGTGCCGGGAGCACCGGTGCCCGGTACTACGACGCCGCCGGGAACCTGGTCGGCATCACCGACGGAACCGGAACCACCATCACCCTGGGCAGCATCACGGCCCACTCCACCCCCGCCGGCGTGAAAACGGCGACCAAGACCTACACCTTTGCTGGTAAAGTCGTGGCCCAACGCACCGCAACCAGTGCGGGCACGAAGGTCGCGTTCATCATCGGCGACAACATCAACACCGCCCAAACCATGGCACTGCCCAACACCACCGTCGGCACCGGGGCGGTCACCCTCGTCCGGCGTACCGACCCCCTCGGCCTCGCCCGCGGAGCCAACAGCACCGGAACCGGCACCGCCGCGTTCACCAACGCCGCGGCCGCCACCTCCGGCACAGGTACCAACGCAGCCAGCGCGTCAGGGTTCAGCGCAGCCAACGGATACATCGCCGGACTCGACGACACCATAAGCTCCCTCACCCACCTCGGAGCCCGCGACATGGACCCAGTCCTCGGTGTTTTCACCGCCCCCGACCCGATCCTTAACACCGAAGACCAACGAGGGTTCACCCCCTACACCTACGCCTTCGGCAACGTCATAAACGCCTCAGACTCCACAGGGCTCAAACCAACCTGCGACTGCGAAGACGACCGTAAGGGGACATACTCCACAGCTGAGTACGCATCGGGACCAAAGTTCTACGGACCTGAAGAAACCGTGCGTTTGGCTACACCGCCCTCGTCGGGCGTCGTGGGGGCTAAGCCCGCAGCTTCGCCGGGCGTCAGCAAGGCGCCATCGGCTCAGTGGTCTTACAAACACTCCTACCTGATCGGATCCTCTAACCTCACGAACGAAGAATTTTTTTCACAGGTCCGAAATCATTTTGGCGATATCTTCCCACCCATCTGGACTCCGTTCGGCGAACAGGGATCCGCGAAGCTGGAGCGCGCGGGCCAGCGCTTGACCACTCGATGGTGGGGCATGGACGGCATTCCCCTACTCGGCGATCTCGGAGGTGACGTTGTGGTCAAAGAAATTCACTCCACCGGTTACACCCTCGAACCCCTAGATGGGCATCCCGCCTACCCCGGATCCGTTAGTTTTGAATTCGACGAAGTGGACAAGATAAAGAGACTGACCGTTATGGGCTCCTCATCGGCTCCGGTTCCCACCGGGGACATACAATCCTATGACTTCGTGAGTCAGTTCTATTGGGGAACGTATCCGTTGAACATAACAAGAGACATCGTCCCGGAAGACTACCCACGCTATGTTGGCCGATAG
- a CDS encoding IS30 family transposase, translating to MNEWERKFQQDDGRHHFQVDPDVEVTFWASYQEGASLAKATQDAGVSRASGYRWLYNRFALLRASNGPARVRNELRLLPGTAATWDKRWKTELAAAKERLDRAHQAGIRDARLFAGRAAQKASPAKARRDLTRTRYWDLVSAGSSNAEACRMLGMSRRAGTKLRNQRAEQSHMRVPVQGSGRYLSLLERIQIADLLRLGCSLRRIGHELGRCPSTIKRELDRHRDGHGRYSPHAADHKASQQRRRPRRRKLRRNRRLRAIVQRKLNRHWSPEQICGWLALQFPFEPRLQLSPETIYRALLFNDDGGLDKKYCPRLRTGRKIRKHRWRTGSGHGAVVRNMTMISQRPPVVETRTEAGHWEGDLIVGPGSTSAMVTLRERKTQYGIIINLPIDHTAARTNAAITAAFASLPPHLKQTLTWDQGVEMARHQELAAATGIQIYFAERSSPWQRGANENFNGLARQYFRKGTDLSKHTHEYVKSVCNELNTRPRTTLGYLTPKALFQTEKRTPPATSGYTRKQPAELPDSLERCVDH from the coding sequence GTGAACGAGTGGGAGCGCAAATTCCAGCAGGACGACGGACGCCATCATTTCCAGGTCGACCCGGACGTGGAAGTCACGTTCTGGGCCTCATACCAGGAAGGCGCCAGCCTCGCGAAAGCAACGCAGGATGCGGGAGTCAGCAGGGCCAGCGGATACCGCTGGCTCTACAATCGCTTCGCCCTGTTGCGGGCATCGAACGGACCGGCGAGGGTCCGGAACGAGCTGCGGCTGCTGCCGGGCACGGCCGCAACATGGGACAAGAGATGGAAGACGGAACTTGCCGCTGCAAAGGAGCGCCTCGACCGGGCTCATCAGGCCGGAATCCGGGACGCCCGGCTGTTCGCCGGACGGGCGGCCCAGAAGGCCTCCCCGGCGAAGGCTCGACGTGATCTGACACGGACACGCTACTGGGACCTGGTGAGTGCCGGATCCAGCAACGCGGAGGCCTGCAGGATGTTGGGTATGAGCAGACGCGCCGGCACAAAACTTAGGAACCAACGAGCTGAGCAGAGCCATATGCGGGTTCCCGTCCAAGGCTCCGGACGCTACCTGTCCCTACTGGAGCGCATTCAGATCGCTGACCTGCTCCGGCTGGGCTGCTCACTGCGGCGCATCGGGCATGAACTCGGACGCTGCCCCTCAACAATCAAAAGGGAACTGGACCGTCACCGCGACGGCCACGGCCGGTATTCTCCGCACGCTGCCGATCACAAGGCCAGCCAGCAGCGGCGCCGGCCACGGCGTCGGAAGCTTAGACGGAACCGGCGACTTCGCGCGATCGTGCAGCGCAAGCTCAATCGCCACTGGTCCCCCGAGCAGATCTGCGGCTGGCTTGCACTGCAATTCCCCTTCGAACCGCGCCTTCAACTGAGTCCCGAGACCATCTACCGGGCATTGCTCTTCAACGATGACGGCGGTCTGGATAAGAAATACTGCCCCCGACTGCGCACCGGACGGAAAATCCGCAAACACCGCTGGCGGACCGGTTCGGGTCACGGCGCCGTGGTCCGGAACATGACCATGATCAGCCAGCGACCGCCCGTCGTTGAGACCAGGACCGAAGCTGGCCATTGGGAAGGCGACCTCATCGTCGGGCCCGGCTCGACCTCAGCCATGGTGACGCTGCGGGAACGCAAGACCCAATACGGCATCATCATCAACCTGCCAATCGACCACACCGCGGCCCGGACCAACGCTGCCATCACCGCCGCGTTCGCTTCACTCCCACCGCACCTGAAGCAGACTCTCACCTGGGACCAGGGCGTAGAGATGGCCCGCCACCAAGAGCTCGCCGCAGCGACAGGCATCCAAATCTACTTCGCAGAACGCTCCAGCCCCTGGCAACGGGGAGCCAATGAGAACTTCAACGGGCTGGCACGCCAGTATTTCCGCAAGGGCACCGACCTCTCCAAGCACACCCATGAATACGTCAAGAGCGTCTGCAACGAGCTGAACACCAGGCCCCGTACGACCCTCGGTTACCTCACGCCCAAGGCACTGTTCCAAACCGAAAAACGCACCCCGCCTGCCACCTCCGGATACACTCGAAAGCAGCCGGCTGAACTGCCGGACTCACTCGAACGTTGCGTCGATCACTAG
- a CDS encoding recombinase family protein, with product MDIGYARVSTAKQDLDRQIEALRSEGIPDKYITSHPDHRKA from the coding sequence ATGGATATTGGGTACGCCAGGGTCTCCACCGCGAAGCAGGATCTTGATCGTCAGATCGAGGCGTTGAGGTCCGAAGGCATTCCGGATAAATACATCACCTCCCACCCCGACCACCGGAAAGCCTGA
- a CDS encoding TniQ family protein encodes MSSWLARLSGCYSMSLRRLLDSAMEGVEVPEDDLDLSPSPALLRTLTQRTGVSPETLNRMSLIGWTPWLTDSLEAEPAAFNTYVGQFSVLLARGGRPPRTVADWRAWIPSNPLSRACPQCLDDPSLQGLLLAWKLPLMLSCPEHGCFLEPCIGVRGNFVILAPTDSRHGNSGALVRAMDRLTWQALTTGYVELPRRAVHAGVWFRLLRTIIDELSGPLSEWGVQAAGLERLWGECDLPLRGGLPRWQPFEDAPWEQQANLLMGVAQAVDALMSGHMAGRGTSAHLFLPEPEHPIGDGTPPRPTVLRDAVAKLDRITAAALGNPKTAQALFDLAASAVLRNRSL; translated from the coding sequence TTGTCGTCCTGGCTGGCGCGCCTCTCGGGTTGCTACTCCATGAGCCTCCGGCGTCTTCTCGATTCGGCAATGGAGGGCGTCGAAGTCCCTGAAGATGATCTTGACCTCTCCCCTTCGCCAGCATTGCTGCGGACACTAACTCAGCGGACGGGAGTCTCTCCGGAAACGCTCAACCGCATGAGCCTGATCGGCTGGACCCCTTGGCTAACAGACTCCCTCGAAGCCGAGCCTGCCGCGTTCAATACTTACGTCGGCCAATTCTCCGTCCTGCTTGCCCGGGGAGGACGGCCCCCTCGGACCGTGGCGGACTGGCGGGCCTGGATCCCTAGCAATCCGTTGAGCAGGGCATGTCCACAGTGCCTCGACGACCCCTCCCTGCAAGGACTGCTCCTCGCTTGGAAGCTGCCGTTGATGCTCAGCTGCCCTGAACACGGGTGCTTTCTGGAACCGTGTATCGGCGTTCGCGGTAACTTCGTCATTCTGGCTCCCACGGATTCGCGACATGGAAACTCCGGCGCGCTTGTCCGCGCCATGGACAGACTCACCTGGCAGGCTCTCACCACCGGTTATGTGGAGCTGCCCCGCCGGGCTGTACATGCGGGAGTCTGGTTCCGGTTGCTGCGGACCATCATTGATGAGCTGAGTGGACCGTTGTCCGAGTGGGGTGTCCAGGCTGCTGGCCTTGAGCGACTGTGGGGCGAGTGCGATCTGCCCTTGCGTGGAGGGCTCCCCCGGTGGCAACCCTTCGAAGACGCGCCTTGGGAGCAACAGGCAAACCTGCTCATGGGGGTAGCCCAAGCAGTCGACGCCCTGATGTCAGGCCACATGGCCGGCCGGGGCACATCTGCGCACCTCTTCCTTCCAGAACCGGAACACCCTATCGGTGACGGCACCCCGCCCAGGCCAACGGTCCTGCGGGACGCCGTGGCGAAACTGGACAGGATCACCGCGGCTGCGCTCGGCAACCCCAAAACCGCACAGGCACTCTTCGATCTCGCCGCCAGCGCCGTGCTCCGGAACAGATCCTTATAG